The Allostreptomyces psammosilenae sequence CAGGTGGGCGGAGGCGTCGGGGGCCGGCCCGTGGGCCGGTTACGTGCAGGCGGCAGCGGAGGCGGGCATGGTGGGCGCGCTGGCCGACTGGTTCGCCGTCACGGCGCTGTTCCGACGGCCGCTCGGGCTGCCGATCCCGCACACCGCGATCATCCCCACCCGCAAGGACGCCATCGGCACCAGCCTCGCCGACTTCGTCGGTGACAACTTCCTCAGCGAGGAGGTCATCCGGCGGCGGCTGAGCGGGATGGGCATCGGGGCCCGACTGGGCGGCTGGCTGGCCGAGCCGGCCAACGCGGAGCGCACCACCGCCGAGCTGTCCACGGCGGTCCGCGGCGTCCTGCGGGTGCTGCGCGACGAGGACGTCCAGACGGTGATCGCCCGCGCGGTGACCCAGCGGGCGGCGCGCACCCAGGTGTCGCAGCCGCTCGGCGAGCTGCTGGACCGCGTCGTCGCCGACGGCGGCCACCGCGGGCTGGTGGACCTGGTGTGCAACCAGGCACACGACTGGCTGGTCAAGCACCGCGACGCGGTGATCGACGCGGTCGGCTCGGGCGCGCCCGGCTGGACGCCGAGGTTCGTCGACGAGCGGATCGGCGCGGCCGTCCACCGGGAACTGCTGCGCTTCGTGACCGACGTCCGTGACGACCGCCAGCACGCGGCGCGCGGCGCGGTGGACCGTTTCCTGCGCGACTTCGCCAACGACCTGCGCAACGACCCCGACACGATGATGCGGACGGAGCGGCTGAAGATCGAGGCGCTGTCGCGTCCGGAGCTCCAGCAGATCGTGGCCTCGGCGTGGCGCGGCCTGCGGGAGATGATCGAGTCCGCCGCGGAGGAGCCGGAGAGCGAGCTGCGGGCGCGGCTGCGCGACGCCGTGCGGGGCCTCGGCCGGCGGCTGGCCGAGGACCCCCGCCTCCAGGGCAAGGTCGACGCGTGGCTGGAGGACGCCGCCGCCTACCTGGTCTCCACCTACCGCGGCGAGATCACCTCGCTGATCACCGACACGGTGGCGAGCTGGGACGCGGAGGACACCTCCCGCAAGATCGAGACCCAGGTGGGCCGCGACCTCCAGTTCATCCGGATCAACGGCACCGTGGTGGGCGCCCTGGCGGGGCTGGTCATCTACACCCTCTCGCACCTGTAGACGAGCGGCGCGGCCACGGCGCCCCCGGGTGGTCGCCGCTCAGTCGCCGTCGCCGACGAGGTCGGTGAGGCCTCCGTTCAGCAGGTCGTTGAGCCCGCCGACCAGGTCGAAGTGGAAGCCACCGACGTCGTTGGTGTACGAGGTGGTGCTGTTGGTGTTGTGCGTCTCGGTCTGGTTGATGTTGTGGGTTTCGTTGGGGGCGGTGTCGGTGCGCTCCTGGGCCACGGCGGGAGTCGTCCATCCGAGCACCGCGACCATCATCGGCACGGTGGCCGCGGCGACGATCGCGTCGCGGGTGATGACGCGCTGTCCGATGTGGTGCGCCCGGTCGACGTGGCGGAACATGGGGCCTCCAAGGGTTATGGCGGGACCTTCCCGCAGGAAGAACCTCGGGCGTTGGTACACATGGCTCAATGCGTCCGGGCCGATTCCATCCGATTGGCTCGCGCCCGTCCGAGTGGTTCCCGGGTTCTCGGCGGCCGGCGTGCGGCGAGGGGGTTTCGCCAGCTCATGGCCGCGTCGGGTGAGGGGCGGGGTTTTCCGTGGCCGGTGTGGTCCGAGGGGGTTCCGTCAGCTCCGTGCCATCCCCGTCCGAGAGGGTTTCGCCAGCTCCTCGCCATCCGGCCCGAGGGCCCGGGCTTCGCCGCCACGGCCCGAGGGCGGGGTTTTCCACAGGAGGCGTGAGTGCCTTTGCCTGCGTGCCCGTCACTCTGCTATCCCCATGAACAAGGGGGGTTTGAGTTATCCACAGGGAGAGGGTTCCCCCTTGTGGCCGGCCGCCCTTTCCGGATACTCCTGGGAAACAAGGGGGGCCTGGGTTATCCACAGGGGTTGGCTCCCTCTTGCGTCCGTGGGCTTTTTGGGATACCCCTGGGAAACAAAGGGGGCCTGGGTTATCCACAGGGGCGGGTTCCCTCTTGTGGCGGTGGGCTTTTTGGGATACCTCTGGGAAACAGGGGGGCGTGGGTTGTCCACAGGCTGAACGAATCCCCTTGCATCCCCTCCGGCTCTCTTGCTAAGCCTGGAGAAAAAAGGGGGGCGTGAGTTTTCCACAGGGGGACGCGGGGGCTGGTGGGCCGGCCTGTTTCGTGCGATCCTGTGGCGCGCAAAGTTGTTGGTGGTCAGTCATGCGCCTCCCCCGCCGCGGCATCGCGGAGAGTTCGTCTGGTGGTTCCCGGGCGGACCGGTCGACGTCACCCCCGCAGCACCGCCGTGGGAGACACCGTGGGCATGGACACGCTGACCCGTCCGGCCGAGGGCACCCGTGCCCCCGCCCGCGAGGAGGCCGGGCCGCGCGATGGAGGACTCTCCGTCGCGTCGCGGAGACCTCCGGAGCCGACCCCCGCCCACACCGCCCTCGCGACCGCCACCCACACCCCCCACACCGCCCTCGCGACCGCCACCCACACCCCCCACACCGCCCTCGCGACCGCCACCCACGCCACGCCCGCCACGCGCCCCACCACAACCCCCCACCCGGCGGGCGGGATGTCCCCGAACGGCGCCGCCCCGCCGCCCACCCCGCCGCCCACCCCCACCCGGCCGCTGCGCGTCGCGGTGGTCGCCGAATCGTTCCTCCCCAGCGTCAACGGCGTCGTCAACTCGGTCTGCCGCAGCGTGGACCACCTGGTGGCCTCCGGCCACGACGTGGTGATCGTCGCCCCCGGACCCGGCCCCTCCCACTACCGGGGCGTGCCCGTGCTGCGGGTGCACAGCCTCCCGGTGCCCTTCTACCGCTCCTTCCCGGTCGGCCTCCCCGTCGGCCGCCCGCTGCGCCGCCTGCTGCGCGGCTGGGCGCCGGACGTCCTCCACGTCGCCTCGCCCGCCGTGCTCGGCGGCACGGCGCTGCGCGTCGCGCACCGCCTCGGAGTCCCCTCGGTCGCGGTCTTCCAGACGGACCTGGCGGGCTTCGCCCGCCGCTACCGGCTGGGCGGCGGCACCCGGCTGATCTGGCGGCGGCTGCGCCGCATGCACGGCAGGGCGACCCGCACCCTGGTGCCGTCCACCGACACCCTGCGCGCCCTGCGGGAGCAGCGGCTGCCCCGGCTGGAGCTGTGGCGGCGCGGCGTGGACGCCCAACGCTTCCACCCGAGCCACCGTTCCTCCACGCTGCGCCGCGCGCTGGCCCCCGGCGGCGAGGTGCTGGTGGGGTACGTGGGACGGCTGAGCAGCGACAAGCGGGTGCACCTGCTCGCCCCGCTGACGGAGCTTCCCGGCGTGCGGGTGGTGGTCGTGGGCGACGGCCCGGCGCGGGCCAGGTTGGAGCGCCTGATGCCGCGCGCGGTCTTCCTCGGCCTCCTCCAGGGGGAGGAGCTCTCGCGGGCCTACGCCTCCCTGGACGTCTTCGTGCACACCGGGGCGGACGAGACGTTCTGCCAGGCCGTGCAGGAGGCCATGGCCTCCGGAGTGCCGGTGGTGGCCCCCGCCTCGGGTGGTCCGCTGGACCTGGTGGACGACGGCCGTACCGGTCTGCTCTACCCGCCGGACGACGCCGCGGCGCTGCTCGCGGCGGTGCACCGGCTCACCCGCTCCCGGGCCACCCGGCGGGCGATGGGCGACTGGGGCCGGCGCGCCGTGCGGGAGCGCACCTGGACGGCGGTCGGCCGGCAGCTGGAGCAGCACTACCGGGAGGTGCTGGCGCAGGCCGCCGCCGGGCCCGGCTGAGCGGGCGAGGAGGTCGGCTGCTGCGCACCGAGGGTGGTCCCGCGCTCCGGCCCGGCGTTACCCGGGAGACCCTCCGGCGGGCCCGGCACGATCCGCTGCCGGAGGGGCGGGGCGGTTGCGCCGGCGCGGACCGCGGCCCGGTGGTCGCCGGCCCCGAACCGGAGCAGCCGCGGCGGGGCGCCGGACGGCGCGCTCAGCGTGGCCGGCGCAGCTCGCCCGCGACGACTCCGGCGACGAACGCGTCGTACTCGCCCGGGGTGAACACCAGCGGCCGCTGACCGGGGACGCGGGAGCCGCGCAGCGCCACCATGCCGTCGACGAAGCTGATCTGAACGCAGTTCCGCTTGTCGCCGCGGCTGTGACTGCTGCGCATCCA is a genomic window containing:
- a CDS encoding DUF445 domain-containing protein — translated: MRRMKLVATGFLAVATVVFVLARWAEASGAGPWAGYVQAAAEAGMVGALADWFAVTALFRRPLGLPIPHTAIIPTRKDAIGTSLADFVGDNFLSEEVIRRRLSGMGIGARLGGWLAEPANAERTTAELSTAVRGVLRVLRDEDVQTVIARAVTQRAARTQVSQPLGELLDRVVADGGHRGLVDLVCNQAHDWLVKHRDAVIDAVGSGAPGWTPRFVDERIGAAVHRELLRFVTDVRDDRQHAARGAVDRFLRDFANDLRNDPDTMMRTERLKIEALSRPELQQIVASAWRGLREMIESAAEEPESELRARLRDAVRGLGRRLAEDPRLQGKVDAWLEDAAAYLVSTYRGEITSLITDTVASWDAEDTSRKIETQVGRDLQFIRINGTVVGALAGLVIYTLSHL
- a CDS encoding glycosyltransferase family 4 protein gives rise to the protein MDTLTRPAEGTRAPAREEAGPRDGGLSVASRRPPEPTPAHTALATATHTPHTALATATHTPHTALATATHATPATRPTTTPHPAGGMSPNGAAPPPTPPPTPTRPLRVAVVAESFLPSVNGVVNSVCRSVDHLVASGHDVVIVAPGPGPSHYRGVPVLRVHSLPVPFYRSFPVGLPVGRPLRRLLRGWAPDVLHVASPAVLGGTALRVAHRLGVPSVAVFQTDLAGFARRYRLGGGTRLIWRRLRRMHGRATRTLVPSTDTLRALREQRLPRLELWRRGVDAQRFHPSHRSSTLRRALAPGGEVLVGYVGRLSSDKRVHLLAPLTELPGVRVVVVGDGPARARLERLMPRAVFLGLLQGEELSRAYASLDVFVHTGADETFCQAVQEAMASGVPVVAPASGGPLDLVDDGRTGLLYPPDDAAALLAAVHRLTRSRATRRAMGDWGRRAVRERTWTAVGRQLEQHYREVLAQAAAGPG
- a CDS encoding DUF397 domain-containing protein, producing the protein MRSSHSRGDKRNCVQISFVDGMVALRGSRVPGQRPLVFTPGEYDAFVAGVVAGELRRPR